Below is a genomic region from Streptomyces ferrugineus.
CTGCGGCTTGGCCAGCTTGTAGCAGGTGCCGGAGAGGGTGGAGGAGATCTCCTCCAGGTAGACCGGCAGGACCTCGTCGCTCAGGCCCAGGGACTTCTGCAGCTCGATGAAGAAGTCCAGGGCGGCGAGCGGGAGTTCGGTCCCGTCACGGTGGCGGGTGATCGAGTCGGCGTCGATCTGCCAGTGGTCGAGGGCGCGGCGCACGGCCGTGAAGGTGTACCGGGTCAGCCCGTCGTCGCTGCGGACGACGTACTGATCGCCGTCCTGTTCAGGGGTGATCAGCCGCTCGTGCGCGAACTCGGCGAGCGCCTTGCGGATCAGGAGGCGGTTGGCCCGCGCCCAGCGGTGGGGGGACAGATGCGCTACGGCGTCGGACAGGGTCATACGGCTACTCCTCGGGCGGCGAAGAACTGCTCGCGCGTGCAGAAACTGAGCAGCGCCTTCTTCTCCGGCTTCTGGATCTCGCGCTCGGGCACGAAACCCACGGCCTCGTTCAGTGCGTGTACGGCCTTGTTGGCCACGTCCGGCTCGACGACGACGCGCTGCACCGCGGGGTCCTCGAAGAGATACGCCATCACGGCGGTGATGACGGACCGGGTGAAGCCACGGACGGGCTTGTCGGTGGGCGGCGTCAGGAAGTGCATGCCGATGTCGCCCGGTTGCGGCTCGTACAGGCCGACCAGTTCGCGGTGGGCGGGGTCGTAGTACTCCATCAGGAAGGCCGGTTCGCCGTCCTGGAGTCCGAGCAGCGCGTGGTGGTGCTCGTCTGCCGCGATCTCCATGTAGGCGCGCTCGATGTCGACCAGGCTTGCGTCCTGCATCATCCAGAAGGCCGCCTTGGGGTGGGTGACCCACCTGTGCAGCAGCTCGGCGTCCTGGAGTGGGTCGAGGGGGCGGAAAGTGAAGGTCATACGGCGAACTCCTGGAACGCGATCGTCTTCTCGACCGGGTAGTACTCG
It encodes:
- a CDS encoding GNAT family N-acetyltransferase, with translation MTFTFRPLDPLQDAELLHRWVTHPKAAFWMMQDASLVDIERAYMEIAADEHHHALLGLQDGEPAFLMEYYDPAHRELVGLYEPQPGDIGMHFLTPPTDKPVRGFTRSVITAVMAYLFEDPAVQRVVVEPDVANKAVHALNEAVGFVPEREIQKPEKKALLSFCTREQFFAARGVAV